Proteins encoded together in one Caldicellulosiruptor saccharolyticus DSM 8903 window:
- the glmM gene encoding phosphoglucosamine mutase, whose amino-acid sequence MGKLFGTDGVRGVANKELTCELAFDLGRAGAYVLTETKQKPKILIGKDTRISCDMLEAALCAGLTSVGADVYLAGVITTPAIAHLVKSHGFDAGIMISASHNPYEFNGIKFFNSQGFKLSDQIEEKIEDIILNKKWDEVPHAQFDAIGRINRVELKKDYQEYLKSTLNAASFKGFKIVIDCANGAASAIAPEVFEDLGAEVVVINNQPDGTNINKNCGSTHLQALQEEVVKNKADFGIAYDGDADRTLFVDEEGNTVDGDKIMLLLAQNLKQQGRLKRNTLVVTVMSNMGLFVAAKELGINLEVTKVGDRYVLEKLLEGGYSIGGEQSGHIILLDYATTGDGILTSLQLTKLIRESGKKLSELGKIMKVYPQVLVNAKVENGKKDLYSKDPVILEAIKKVEEKLNGKGRVLIRPSGTEPLIRVMIEGEDYEEIKKDADNLASLIESRLS is encoded by the coding sequence ATGGGAAAACTTTTTGGGACAGATGGTGTGAGAGGCGTTGCAAATAAAGAACTTACATGCGAACTTGCGTTTGACTTAGGAAGAGCTGGAGCGTATGTGCTCACTGAAACCAAGCAAAAGCCCAAAATTTTAATCGGCAAGGACACAAGAATCTCATGTGATATGCTGGAAGCTGCCCTTTGTGCCGGACTTACATCTGTCGGAGCAGATGTGTATTTGGCAGGAGTTATTACAACACCTGCAATAGCTCACTTGGTAAAATCCCACGGGTTTGATGCAGGGATTATGATCTCCGCATCACACAATCCTTATGAATTCAACGGTATTAAGTTTTTTAATTCTCAGGGCTTCAAGCTTTCTGACCAGATTGAAGAAAAAATTGAGGACATTATTTTAAACAAAAAATGGGATGAGGTTCCACACGCTCAATTTGATGCGATAGGAAGGATAAATAGAGTTGAGCTTAAAAAGGACTATCAAGAATACTTAAAATCAACGTTGAATGCTGCAAGCTTCAAAGGATTTAAGATTGTCATTGACTGTGCAAATGGTGCAGCCTCTGCAATAGCACCAGAAGTTTTTGAAGATCTTGGAGCAGAGGTCGTGGTAATAAACAATCAGCCAGATGGTACAAACATTAACAAAAACTGTGGGTCTACTCACCTCCAAGCTTTGCAAGAGGAAGTTGTTAAAAACAAAGCTGACTTTGGCATTGCATATGATGGTGATGCAGACAGAACGCTTTTTGTTGATGAAGAGGGCAATACTGTTGATGGGGACAAAATAATGCTTCTTTTAGCACAAAACCTAAAACAGCAGGGAAGACTTAAGCGCAATACCCTGGTTGTGACAGTCATGAGCAACATGGGACTTTTTGTTGCAGCAAAAGAACTTGGCATCAACCTGGAAGTTACAAAAGTTGGAGACAGGTATGTTCTTGAAAAGTTGCTTGAAGGCGGATATTCAATTGGCGGCGAGCAGTCAGGCCACATAATACTTTTAGACTATGCAACAACAGGCGATGGAATTTTAACCAGCCTTCAGCTGACAAAGCTTATTAGAGAAAGCGGTAAGAAGCTTTCTGAGCTTGGAAAGATCATGAAGGTATATCCTCAAGTGCTTGTAAACGCTAAGGTTGAAAATGGAAAGAAAGACCTTTATTCAAAAGACCCTGTAATTTTAGAGGCAATCAAGAAGGTTGAAGAAAAGCTAAACGGCAAAGGAAGAGTCTTGATAAGACCATCTGGCACAGAGCCTTTAATCAGGGTAATGATTGAAGGCGAGGATTATGAAGAGATTAAAAAAGATGCAGATAATCTTGCAAGCTTGATTGAGTCAAGGCTTTCATAA
- the glmS gene encoding glutamine--fructose-6-phosphate transaminase (isomerizing): MCGIVGYVGTKNCVPILLSGLKRLEYRGYDSAGVAVIDIDKSKIDIVKTKGRLTILEEKLNQNPIEGFVGIGHTRWATHGEPSDENSHPHVSQNGKVAIVHNGIIENYLKLKEFLIKKGYTFASDTDTEVVAHLIEYYYDGDILDAFIKTLEKIQGSYALGVLCLDRPDMILAARKDSPLIVGLGQGENFIASDIPAILEYTRDTYILEENEIAIVTKDKVEIVNTEKEPVKKEVFHVTWDVSSAEKGGYEHFMIKEIMEQPKAIRDTLTGRLPDSGFEVNLDGIKITKEDLQKLNKIFIVACGTAYHAGIVGKHVIEKLTRIPVEVDIASEFRYRDPIVDENTLTIVISQSGETIDTLVAMREAKARGSRTLGIVNVVGSSIAREVDDCLYTWAGPEIAVASTKAYTTQLICLYLIALDFATKLGTISYEDFAKIRDEIKRLPEKVEYVLTHRENIQKYASEHFNAKDIFYLGRGLDFAVAMEGSLKLKEISYIHSEAYAAGELKHGTIALIEDGTFVIALATQEKLFEKMVSNIKEVKSRGAVVLSVAQEGNTDIENVSDHVLYIPRTLDILAPVLTVVPLQLFAYYTAVQRGCDVDKPRNLAKSVTVE, encoded by the coding sequence ATGTGCGGAATTGTTGGCTATGTTGGCACAAAAAACTGTGTCCCTATTTTGCTCTCTGGGCTTAAAAGACTTGAGTACAGGGGATACGATTCTGCCGGTGTGGCAGTTATCGATATAGATAAATCAAAGATTGACATAGTAAAGACAAAAGGAAGGCTTACCATTTTGGAAGAGAAGCTAAATCAGAATCCAATTGAAGGTTTTGTTGGGATTGGTCATACAAGATGGGCAACACACGGTGAGCCGTCTGATGAGAACTCACATCCGCATGTGAGCCAGAACGGCAAGGTTGCAATTGTCCACAACGGAATCATAGAAAACTATTTGAAGCTGAAAGAATTTCTCATAAAGAAAGGTTACACTTTTGCATCAGATACAGACACTGAGGTTGTTGCTCATCTTATAGAGTATTACTATGATGGTGACATTTTAGATGCATTTATAAAGACTCTTGAAAAGATACAGGGCTCATATGCGCTTGGTGTTCTTTGTCTTGACAGACCGGATATGATACTTGCAGCAAGAAAAGACAGTCCATTAATTGTGGGACTTGGCCAGGGTGAAAACTTCATAGCATCAGATATCCCAGCTATACTGGAGTACACAAGAGATACCTATATTCTTGAAGAAAATGAGATTGCCATTGTGACAAAAGATAAGGTAGAGATTGTAAATACCGAAAAAGAGCCAGTTAAAAAAGAGGTATTTCATGTTACATGGGATGTATCAAGTGCAGAAAAGGGCGGCTATGAACATTTCATGATAAAAGAGATAATGGAGCAGCCCAAGGCTATCAGAGATACCTTGACAGGTAGGCTTCCAGACAGTGGTTTTGAAGTGAACCTTGATGGAATTAAGATTACCAAAGAAGATTTGCAAAAACTCAACAAGATATTTATCGTTGCATGTGGTACAGCATACCATGCGGGGATTGTTGGAAAACATGTCATTGAAAAGCTCACAAGAATTCCTGTTGAGGTTGACATAGCAAGTGAGTTCAGATACAGAGACCCAATCGTAGATGAGAATACATTAACAATTGTGATTTCCCAGTCTGGTGAGACAATAGACACACTTGTTGCAATGAGAGAGGCAAAGGCAAGAGGTTCAAGAACGCTTGGGATTGTCAATGTTGTTGGCTCCTCAATTGCAAGAGAAGTAGATGACTGTCTTTATACATGGGCAGGACCAGAGATTGCTGTTGCATCAACAAAAGCTTACACAACACAGCTAATATGCCTGTATCTTATTGCACTTGACTTTGCGACAAAGCTTGGAACAATTTCTTATGAAGACTTTGCAAAAATCAGAGATGAGATCAAACGACTTCCTGAAAAGGTTGAATATGTTTTGACACACAGGGAAAATATACAAAAGTATGCGTCTGAGCATTTCAATGCAAAGGACATCTTTTATTTGGGAAGAGGCTTGGACTTTGCAGTTGCAATGGAAGGGTCTTTAAAACTCAAAGAGATTTCGTACATTCACTCAGAAGCATATGCAGCAGGTGAGCTAAAACATGGAACAATTGCACTGATTGAAGACGGAACATTTGTAATTGCGCTGGCAACACAGGAAAAGCTTTTTGAAAAGATGGTAAGCAACATAAAAGAGGTAAAATCACGTGGTGCTGTTGTACTTTCTGTTGCTCAGGAGGGAAATACCGACATAGAAAATGTATCAGACCATGTTTTGTATATTCCAAGGACACTTGACATTTTAGCACCAGTTTTGACAGTTGTGCCACTGCAGCTTTTTGCATACTACACAGCAGTCCAGAGAGGCTGCGATGTTGACAAGCCAAGGAACTTGGCAAAGAGTGTGACTGTGGAGTGA
- a CDS encoding winged helix-turn-helix transcriptional regulator, which yields MKNSNDNVPLCPVEITLALIGSKWKILILRELLHGTKRFNQLLKCINGISQKVLTQQLRSMEKDGLVIRKVYPEVPPKVEYTLTELGLSLKPILDAMYEWGERYKKIKG from the coding sequence TTGAAAAACTCAAATGATAATGTGCCACTCTGTCCTGTGGAAATTACGTTAGCTTTGATAGGTAGTAAATGGAAAATCCTTATTTTGAGAGAGCTCTTGCACGGTACAAAAAGGTTTAATCAACTTCTAAAGTGCATAAATGGCATTAGCCAGAAAGTTCTCACACAGCAGCTGCGTTCAATGGAAAAAGATGGACTTGTTATTAGAAAGGTTTACCCAGAAGTTCCGCCAAAGGTTGAGTATACGCTCACAGAGCTTGGGCTTAGCTTAAAACCCATTCTTGATGCTATGTATGAGTGGGGAGAGAGGTATAAAAAAATTAAGGGATAA
- a CDS encoding flavodoxin family protein → MKVIGIIGSPRKGGNTEILVEKILSGAKEAGLDVEIFKLNELNIHPCQGCNFCQENGRCQQQDDMQKIYNALYAADALVVGSPIYMSYVTAQTKLFLDRLYALLKIGEGSRIPAGKKCVLVYTQGAGTDGEKIMNEIAGFFKWAFNMEIKAIIGSNNLNPAGEVTNRKELLERAFEVGKEIVKG, encoded by the coding sequence GTGAAGGTAATAGGAATTATTGGCAGTCCGCGCAAAGGTGGCAATACCGAAATTTTGGTTGAAAAAATCTTAAGCGGTGCAAAAGAAGCAGGGCTTGATGTGGAAATATTTAAATTGAATGAGCTGAATATTCATCCCTGCCAGGGATGTAATTTTTGCCAAGAAAACGGCAGGTGCCAACAGCAAGACGACATGCAAAAAATATATAATGCGCTGTATGCTGCCGATGCACTGGTTGTTGGCTCTCCAATTTACATGAGCTATGTTACAGCCCAGACCAAGCTTTTTTTAGACAGACTGTATGCGCTTTTAAAGATTGGAGAAGGTTCAAGAATACCTGCTGGCAAAAAGTGTGTTCTTGTATATACTCAAGGTGCTGGCACAGATGGAGAGAAGATAATGAACGAAATAGCTGGATTTTTTAAATGGGCATTTAATATGGAGATAAAAGCTATAATAGGTAGTAATAACCTAAATCCTGCAGGCGAAGTGACAAATAGAAAAGAATTACTTGAAAGAGCTTTTGAGGTGGGAAAAGAGATTGTAAAAGGATAA
- a CDS encoding LysE family transporter has translation MALWGIFISAFLIGFSGAMMPGPMLGVTIDGSLKKGWTAGPLTVLGHGMLELILIVIMTFGLKDFFTNPTVAGFVGLFGGAFLAWMGYGMIKSGINKSVSLENQITGNSAGMRNLVLAGALVSATNPYFILWWASTGMELIRQSYTLGLIGVLFFFIGHILSDFVWYSAISMALSRGKKLISDVVYRWIILLLGIFILAFSIYFINSGWKMLQT, from the coding sequence ATGGCTTTATGGGGAATTTTTATCAGTGCGTTTTTAATAGGCTTTTCAGGAGCAATGATGCCAGGGCCAATGTTAGGGGTCACGATTGACGGCAGTCTAAAAAAAGGGTGGACAGCAGGACCTTTGACAGTATTAGGACACGGAATGCTGGAACTTATATTAATTGTCATCATGACATTCGGGCTTAAAGATTTTTTTACTAATCCGACAGTTGCAGGATTTGTTGGACTATTTGGCGGTGCTTTCCTTGCATGGATGGGGTATGGAATGATAAAGTCCGGCATAAACAAGTCAGTTTCTCTGGAAAATCAAATAACGGGAAATAGTGCAGGCATGAGAAATCTTGTATTGGCAGGAGCACTTGTAAGCGCTACTAATCCTTACTTCATTCTCTGGTGGGCGTCTACGGGGATGGAATTAATACGCCAGTCTTATACTTTAGGGTTAATTGGCGTTTTGTTCTTTTTTATAGGACATATTTTATCGGACTTTGTGTGGTATTCAGCAATTTCCATGGCACTTTCCAGAGGAAAAAAACTGATAAGTGATGTTGTATATCGCTGGATTATTTTGTTGTTAGGCATATTTATTTTAGCATTTTCAATCTATTTTATAAATAGTGGTTGGAAAATGCTTCAAACCTGA
- a CDS encoding protein-export chaperone SecB: protein MKEVSAPYFRFENYVVDYIHYNYNHQAKLENKPIEVRFSLAVNINVREEEKKSTVTLKCNIFGNAEENNFPFSLEISLTGYFRGSENIEREKFIELTKYNGTAILFPYLRSTVSDITKAANINPLILPVINVVNFIKEQEKKDKENSGFQGE from the coding sequence ATGAAAGAAGTTAGTGCTCCGTATTTCAGATTTGAAAATTATGTGGTTGATTATATTCATTATAATTATAATCATCAAGCAAAATTAGAAAATAAGCCAATAGAAGTAAGATTTTCTTTAGCTGTCAACATAAATGTAAGAGAAGAAGAAAAAAAATCGACCGTTACATTAAAGTGTAACATATTTGGAAACGCAGAAGAGAATAATTTTCCTTTTAGTTTAGAAATTTCATTAACAGGTTATTTTAGAGGAAGTGAGAACATAGAACGAGAAAAATTTATTGAATTAACTAAATATAACGGTACAGCAATTTTATTTCCTTATTTACGTTCAACTGTTTCAGATATAACAAAAGCAGCTAATATTAATCCTCTTATTTTGCCCGTGATAAATGTGGTTAATTTTATTAAAGAACAAGAAAAAAAAGACAAAGAAAATTCAGGTTTCCAAGGAGAATGA
- the dinB gene encoding DNA polymerase IV, with product MGRVILHCDLNNFYASVECLYRPELKNKPVAVCGESELRHGIVLAKNQIAKSYGIQTGDVIWQALKKCPNLVILKPNFPLYIRFSKLVQQIYSEYTDLIEPFGIDECWLDVTESTKILGSGRKIAYEIKERIKTELGLTVSVGVSFNKVFAKLGSDYKKPDAVTVITKENFKQIVWPLPAKDLLYVGSATEKKLSSRAIYTIGDIAKSSPEYLKRILGKWGEVLWIFANGLDTTPVTPPLFEDNIKGIGNSITLPRDLTCYEDAEYVIRMLSESVAQRLRQQYLKCYTVQVWIRDSFLFSITRQEKLQTPTFLAREISQKAFEIFKKHWNFKNSIRSLGVRALDLVCANSFYQLEFDSLKKLKLEQLEKAIDQIRRRFGQSAVLPAILLTKSDLPCEIPLHNKIHPVAFFK from the coding sequence GTGGGCAGGGTGATTTTGCACTGTGACCTTAATAACTTCTATGCGTCTGTTGAATGCCTTTATCGGCCTGAGCTGAAAAACAAACCTGTTGCTGTTTGTGGTGAAAGTGAGCTTCGACATGGAATAGTTCTTGCAAAAAATCAGATTGCAAAATCATATGGTATTCAAACAGGCGATGTTATATGGCAGGCACTTAAAAAATGTCCAAACCTTGTAATTTTAAAGCCTAATTTTCCTCTTTATATCCGATTTTCAAAGCTTGTGCAACAAATTTACTCTGAGTATACAGATTTGATAGAGCCTTTTGGAATTGACGAGTGCTGGCTTGATGTGACAGAGTCTACAAAAATTTTAGGAAGTGGCAGAAAGATTGCTTATGAAATCAAAGAAAGAATAAAAACTGAGCTTGGTCTGACGGTATCTGTTGGAGTATCATTTAACAAAGTATTTGCAAAGCTTGGAAGCGACTATAAAAAGCCCGATGCTGTAACAGTTATCACAAAAGAAAATTTCAAACAAATTGTCTGGCCGCTGCCTGCAAAAGACCTCTTGTATGTCGGTAGCGCAACAGAAAAGAAGCTCAGTTCAAGGGCAATTTATACAATAGGTGATATAGCCAAAAGCTCACCTGAATATCTTAAAAGAATCCTTGGCAAATGGGGTGAGGTACTCTGGATATTTGCAAACGGGCTTGACACAACACCTGTTACTCCCCCACTTTTTGAAGACAACATCAAGGGAATTGGCAATAGCATAACACTGCCAAGAGATTTGACTTGCTATGAAGATGCAGAATATGTTATTAGAATGCTTTCTGAATCTGTTGCGCAGAGGCTTCGTCAGCAGTATTTAAAATGTTATACAGTCCAAGTTTGGATAAGAGATAGCTTCCTTTTTTCAATAACAAGGCAAGAAAAACTCCAAACACCCACTTTTCTGGCAAGAGAAATCTCTCAAAAAGCTTTTGAAATATTTAAAAAACACTGGAACTTTAAAAATAGCATAAGGTCGCTTGGCGTAAGAGCTTTAGATCTTGTTTGTGCAAACTCATTTTATCAGCTTGAGTTTGACAGTTTGAAAAAGCTCAAATTAGAACAGCTTGAAAAAGCTATTGACCAAATTCGAAGAAGGTTTGGGCAGAGCGCAGTTTTGCCAGCTATACTTTTGACTAAATCTGACTTGCCTTGCGAGATTCCTCTGCACAACAAAATTCATCCTGTTGCATTTTTCAAATAA
- a CDS encoding IS481-like element ISCsa6 family transposase has product MNIISYHELRKISPQKARELVRKVFESNNKNVSKTAKILGVSRHTVRRAVYGPLEDKSKKPKSSPKKLSSELENFIVEESKKTGFRYRRLSFYLLRKYGIKISENTIKSILRRNSVARKTKRTKKGERSLYDYETLIPFSEFQLDTKHLLDKESLPKEVYEHMKRYNLPCYEWNIIDVATRTRFTAYSYELSSAFGFMFISLVALWLRTHNVRNIIKIRLDNGAEFCGGSERKLKQWNEMLSFLGVELNPIPPKAKHLMGIIENSHRADDEYFLMIHAERCKTKDEFIQRAQKWQDTWNFFRPHNGKGMNGRTPFEKFIASKSLVSSHIFQFPTLLLEDIMKKVGTFYSLFCNKFGGKYVFTTYLAVTKQFLAVIPLLNFFSLQILFQY; this is encoded by the coding sequence ATGAATATTATATCATACCACGAACTAAGAAAAATATCCCCTCAAAAAGCTAGAGAATTAGTTCGAAAAGTCTTTGAATCAAATAACAAAAACGTATCAAAAACTGCTAAAATATTAGGTGTATCAAGACATACCGTAAGAAGAGCTGTCTACGGTCCTCTTGAAGATAAATCAAAAAAACCTAAATCTTCTCCCAAAAAGCTTTCTTCTGAACTCGAAAATTTTATTGTCGAAGAGTCTAAAAAAACTGGTTTTAGATATAGACGTTTGTCTTTTTATCTTCTCAGAAAATATGGTATCAAAATAAGTGAAAACACAATAAAGTCAATTCTTAGAAGAAACTCTGTAGCTCGAAAAACAAAAAGAACAAAAAAAGGTGAAAGAAGTCTATACGATTATGAAACTCTTATCCCATTTTCTGAATTTCAGCTTGATACAAAACATCTTTTAGACAAAGAAAGTCTTCCCAAGGAGGTATATGAACATATGAAAAGATACAATTTGCCTTGCTATGAGTGGAACATAATAGATGTTGCAACAAGAACAAGATTTACAGCCTATTCTTACGAACTTTCATCCGCTTTTGGATTTATGTTCATATCCTTAGTTGCATTATGGTTAAGAACTCATAATGTAAGAAATATAATAAAGATCCGATTAGACAATGGAGCAGAATTTTGTGGAGGAAGCGAAAGAAAGTTAAAGCAGTGGAATGAGATGCTGTCATTTTTGGGTGTAGAACTAAATCCTATTCCACCAAAAGCAAAGCATTTAATGGGTATAATTGAAAATTCACATAGAGCTGATGATGAGTATTTTTTAATGATTCATGCTGAAAGATGTAAAACAAAAGATGAATTTATTCAAAGAGCCCAGAAATGGCAAGATACATGGAACTTTTTCAGACCTCATAATGGTAAAGGAATGAACGGGAGGACACCATTCGAAAAATTCATAGCTTCAAAATCTCTGGTCTCCTCCCATATATTTCAATTTCCTACATTACTTCTTGAGGATATTATGAAAAAAGTAGGCACCTTCTATTCTCTGTTCTGTAATAAATTTGGTGGTAAATATGTCTTCACCACGTACCTAGCGGTAACAAAACAGTTCCTTGCCGTCATTCCTTTATTAAACTTTTTCTCCCTGCAAATCTTATTTCAGTATTAA
- the nuoE gene encoding NADH-quinone oxidoreductase subunit NuoE yields the protein MSCPECENRLASNFKNQKVDLSLLDPVLDEYKGEKSNIIAILQKTQEIYRFLPLDALNYISEKTGVKKAKIYGIATFYAQFRLKPVGKYVILQCQGTACHVNGSEEIKNALCDELNIKPGDTTEDGMFTLEEVACLGCCSLAPVMMINGETYGKLTPDKAREIIRRIYEREKNV from the coding sequence ATGAGTTGCCCTGAATGTGAAAACAGATTAGCCTCTAATTTTAAAAACCAGAAAGTAGATCTTTCTTTGCTTGACCCTGTTTTGGATGAATACAAAGGAGAAAAAAGTAACATTATAGCGATTTTACAAAAAACACAAGAGATTTATAGATTTCTGCCATTAGATGCACTAAATTACATCTCAGAAAAAACAGGTGTAAAAAAGGCTAAGATATATGGAATTGCAACCTTTTATGCTCAATTTAGGTTAAAGCCAGTTGGGAAATATGTGATCTTACAATGCCAAGGGACTGCATGCCATGTGAATGGGTCTGAAGAGATTAAGAATGCCTTGTGTGATGAATTGAATATAAAGCCAGGTGATACAACAGAAGACGGGATGTTCACCTTAGAAGAGGTTGCATGTCTTGGTTGCTGTAGTCTTGCACCTGTTATGATGATAAATGGTGAAACGTATGGAAAACTTACACCTGATAAGGCAAGGGAGATTATACGTAGGATATATGAAAGAGAGAAAAATGTATAG